A portion of the Glycine max cultivar Williams 82 chromosome 10, Glycine_max_v4.0, whole genome shotgun sequence genome contains these proteins:
- the LOC100817280 gene encoding microtubule-binding protein TANGLED — protein MVARTPPKQRKLLAALNPVLIKETLIKVDQCVARLQELQYTVTGGTKVVSGVNLSPRSTRGYLRTSLRCKQESLRIKNGASRRSPVGKFPANTGEWKRMSLPAMLVGETVGEILQASQFAREIVTAVGKKTPQEDPKTPMSQRSNKKAELENTQLRARRKKEKQTKAQNDGSPSLQRARSRINFKVSPPKVREFDKESNRYMANRVSPRNKPWARKTVLFPNPLFLSTHSSSQQQFCKTRSPIITRNRGTTTSHKFLIKSPSLPSRPQQFCQTRSPVISRNRGGGTPHKFLIKSPTSATKVQVQIKNSPPTVSISPTKPARLSRSPPKRSTSTASKFRRSFSPSRIASRLVSLSPLRTRKTVQRNDGFVSGLKQCPASSSVQYPAKRNLRTHQ, from the exons ATGGTTGCGAGAACCCCACCGAAGCAGAGGAAGCTGTTGGCCGCTCTCAACCCTGTTCTGATTAAAGAAACACTCATCAAG GTGGATCAGTGCGTGGCTCGGCTGCAGGAACTTCAGTACACTGTGACTGGTGGAACCAAGGTGGTGTCTGGGGTGAATCTCAGCCCTCGCAGCACCAGAGGTTATCTCAGAACCAGTCTCAGATGCAAGCAAGAATCACTCAG GATCAAGAACGGTGCCTCAAGGAGATCTCCTGTGGGGAAGTTTCCAGCAAACACAG GTGAATGGAAGAGAATGTCATTGCCTGCAATGCTTGTAGGCGAAACTGTTGGGGAAATTCTGCAGGCAAGTCAGTTTGCTAGAGAAATAGTCACAGCAGTTGGTAAGAAAACTCCCCAAGAGGATCCAAAAACTCCAATGTCTCAAAGGAGCAACAAAAAAGCAGAACTTGAAAACACACAACTCAGGgcaagaaggaagaaagagaagCAAACTAAAGCACAAAACGATGGTTCACCATCACTTCAAAGGGCTCGTTCCAGAATCAACTTCAAGGTTTCTCCTCCTAAGGTTAGAGAATTTGATAAAGAAAGCAACAGGTATATGGCAAATAGGGTGTCTccaaggaataagccatgggcTAGAAAAACAGTACTATTCCCCAACCCTTTGTTCCTGTCCACTCATTCCTCTTCACAGCAACAATTTTGCAAGACAAGGTCACCTATCATAACAAGAAATAGAGGAACAACAACATCTCACAAGTTTTTGATCAAGTCTCCATCTTTGCCGTCACGGCCGCAACAGTTTTGCCAGACCAGGTCTCCTGTGATATCAAGAAATAGGGGTGGAGGAACACCacacaagtttttgatcaaGTCTCCAACTTCAGCCACCAAAGTTCAAGTCCAGATCAAAAATAGTCCACCAACTGTGTCTATTTCACCAACAAAACCTGCAAGGTTGAGCAGAAGTCCTCCCAAGAGATCCACTTCTACTGCATCTAAATTCCGTCGATCTTTCTCTCCTTCAAGAATAGCATCCAGATTAGTATCACTTTCACCATTAAGAACCAGGAAAACTGTACAGAGAAATGATGGGTTTGTGAGTGGACTCAAACAGTGCCCAGCATCATCATCAGTGCAATACCCTGCTAAGAGGAATTTGAGAACACATCAATAG
- the LOC100817813 gene encoding kinesin-like protein KIN-14S → MNDQSMQIQMLAEKFHRFVLDCELKQPSIAQCSDIESKKVNENSDSMDEHSLSNGIHEVSPDTGHTLPILKKILDLSAKVQDLKKQHITMCDEVKLTTQSFPGTDIMKSVQLLGAEYELLKRKYSEESSERRRLYNEVIELKGNIRVFCRCRPLNENEIANGSASVVNFESSSDNELQVICADSSKKQFKFDHVFGPEDNQEAVFQQTKPIVTSVLDGYNVCIFAYGQTGTGKTFTMEGTPEHRGVNYRTLEELFRITEERHDTMKYELSVSMLEVYNEKIRDLLVENSAEPTKKLEIKQAAEGTQEVPGLVEARVYGTEDVWEMLKTGNRVRSVGSTCANELSSRSHCLLRVTVMGENLINGQRTKSHLWLVDLAGSERLGKTEAEGERLKESQFINKSLSALGDVISALASKSSHIPYRNSKLTHMLQSSLGGDCKTLMFVQVSPSSADLGETLCSLNFATRVRGIESGPARKQVDHTELFKYKQMAEKLKQDEKETKKLQDSLQIMQLRLAAREHHCRTLQEKVRELENQIAEERKTRLKQESRSLAAVTVQPSSAAAHKTMTDKKPPLNPSKLRMPLGRITNSLPPRSPLRSKSYTAFMSGKENSVRRNSVVTSAVRPASSSTTAQFLQARRRVSIAVRPPAPSTTQVLHTRRRVSIATLPSQTTSDITTPLRTSAFRVTGGSSQQSRIRSQRKDRYSSLFAPLPELRTSVETTPMTVRRSSKFMMSSPVRADSREGSARHPTLLALQRKPVVWSPLRGLKSNRKSSLLPYRPTQMQ, encoded by the exons ATGAACG ATCAATCCATGCAAATCCAAATGCTCGCTGAAAAATTCCACCGATTCGTTCTTGACTGCGAACTCAAGCAACCATCAATCGCTCAGTGCTCTG ATATTGAGTCAAAGAAAGTGAACGAGAACTCTGACTCCATGGATGAACATAGTTTGTCCAATGGAATCCATGAAGTTTCTCCGGATACGGGCCACACGCTTCCCATATTGAAGAAAATACTTGATCTCAGTGCTAAAGTTCAG GATTTGAAGAAGCAGCATATAACCATGTGCGATGAAGTGAAACTCACTACTCAATCTTTTCCTGGCACTGATATTATGAAGTCTGTGCAGCTTCTCG GTGCTGAATATGAACTCCTAAAAAGAAAGTACTCAGAGGAGTCCTCTGAGCGGAGGCGGCTTTACAATGAAGTAATTGAACTCAAGGGAAATATTAGAGTTTTCTGCAGATGTAGACCATTAAATGAGAATGAAATTGCTAATGGGTCTGCATCTGTTGTCAATTTTGAGTCGTCTTCAGATAATGAGCTTCAAGTCATTTGTGCAGACTCTTCTAAAAAgcaatttaaatttgatcatGTATTTGGGCCAGAAGATAACCAAG AGGCTGTTTTTCAACAGACCAAACCCATTGTTACATCAGTATTGGATGGGTACAATGTCTGCATATTTGCCTATGGGCAAACTGGAACTGGGAAAACATTTACAATGGAAGGAACACCAGAACACAGGGGAGTTAACTACAGAACCCTGGAAGAATTATTTCGGATAACTGAAGAGAGACATGATACAATGAAGTATGAATTGTCTGTTAGCATGCTGGAGGTCTACAATGAGAAGATAAGAGATCTCTTGGTGGAAAATTCTGCCGAACCTACTAAGAA attggaAATAAAGCAAGCTGCAGAAGGAACCCAAGAGGTCCCAGGACTTGTTGAAGCTCGTGTTTATGGAACAGAAGACGTGTGGGAAATGCTCAAGACTGGAAACCGAGTCAGATCAGTTGGATCCACCTGTGCTAATGAGCTTAGCAGCCGTTCTCACTG CTTGTTAAGAGTAACTGTAATGGGGGAAAATTTAATCAATGGCCAGAGAACAAAGAGCCACCTTTGGCTAGTAGACTTAGCTGGCAGTGAGCGCCTGGGAAAAACTGAAGCCGAAGGAGAAAGGCTGAAGGAATCTCAGTTCATAAATAAGTCACTTTCAGCACTCGGTGATGTTATTTCTGCCCTTGCTTCCAAATCATCCCACATCCCTTACAG GAACTCAAAACTCACTCATATGCTGCAAAGCTCTTTAG GAGGAGACTGCAAAACTTTAATGTTTGTGCAAGTAAGTCCAAGTTCGGCAGACTTGGGAGAGACACTTTGCTCGTTGAATTTTGCCACCCGTGTCCGTGGGATCGAGAGTGGCCCAGCTCGCAAGCAAGTAGACCACACTGAGCTGTTTAAGTACAAGCAAATG GCTGAAAAGCTGAAACAAGATGAGAAGGAAACAAAGAAATTACAGGATAGCTTGCAAATCATGCAACTCAGGCTTGCTGCAAGAGAACATCATTGTAGAACCCTTCAGGAAAAG GTCCGGGAACTTGAGAACCAGATTGCAGAAGAAAGGAAAACCAGACTAAAGCAAGAAAGTAGATCTCTTGCAGCTGTTACAGTTCAACCTTCATCAGCAGCAGCTCATAAAACCATGACAGACAAGAAGCCTCCACTGAATCCTTCAAAACTGAGAATGCCACTGGGAAGAATAACCAATTCATTGCCTCCACGGTCTCCTCTAAGATCAAAGAGTTACACTGCCTTCATGAGTGGAAAGGAAAACTCTGTCAGAAGGAACTCAGTGGTGACGAGTGCTGTAAGGCCAGCTTCATCATCAACAACAGCACAGTTCCTTCAGGCAAGGAGGCGGGTGTCCATTGCTGTGAGACCGCCTGCACCATCAACAACGCAGGTCCTTCATACAAGAAGGAGGGTCTCCATTGCCACACTACCTTCTCAGACAACTTCTGACATTACTACTCCACTCCGTACCTCAGCGTTCCGTGTTACCGGTGGAAGCAGCCAACAATCACGGATAAGAAGCCAAAGGAAAGATCGGTACTCAAGTTTGTTCGCCCCATTGCCAGAGTTGAGAACATCAGTTGAGACAACTCCAATGACTGTAAGGAGGAGCAGCAAGTTTATGATGAGCAGTCCGGTAAGGGCAGATTCCAGGGAGGGATCCGCTAGGCATCCAACTCTTCTTGCACTTCAGCGCAAGCCTGTGGTCTGGAGTCCCCTTAGAGGTTTGAAAAGTAACAGAAAGTCATCACTCCTGCCATATCGCCCAACCCAAATGCAATAG
- the LOC100803954 gene encoding uncharacterized protein: MASSSITCTFHCNLHPSISLPTSATRFSLSFSHPLLCTYNGLSLHPSSSSFRVFAKFEKFQSQPSQSQEPDPSPSLEETTETSVQDDEEDDSCLPSDLEGAVRQSSEAAATFVSSGGMRAIVELLIPQLQFLDDEGAQGELWELSRIFLDTLIEKTKSQRVKAIFPDAGAAALLKYRWKDALFRFASLSDRKPVESDDEIVVMIVPDYQMLEYVERIASNLTNVPEPTPLIMWNPRLISEDVGVGFNVRKLRRFFLSTFTTVYFMRPMPFGAIFRCYPGLWKVFSDDKERPDRYLLAKEFESRPDADDIELLFADEDQKSEQGQGLLDKAAGIFSSISRMMKSI, translated from the exons ATGGCTTCTTCAAGCATAACCTGCACCTTTCACTGTAACCTCCATCCTTCAATATCCCTTCCAACCTCAGCCACTCGTTTTTCCTTATCTTTTTCCCACCCTCTACTTTGCACCTACAATGGCCTTTCCCTTCACCCTTCAAGCTCCAGCTTCAGAGTTTTTGCCAAGTTTGAGAAATTCCAAAGCCAACCTTCCCAATCCCAAGAGCCTGACCCTTCACCCTCACTAGAAGAAACCACAGAAACTTCTGTCCAGGATGATGAGGAAGATGACAG TTGCTTGCCTTCAGACTTGGAGGGTGCAGTGCGGCAATCAAGCGAGGCCGCGGCCACATTTGTATCTTCAGGAGGGATGAGAGCCATA GTTGAACTTTTAATCCCCCAACTGCAATTTTTAGATGACGAAGGCGCGCAAGGGGAACTCTGGGAATTGTCACGGATTTTTTTGGATACACtcattgaaaaaacaaaatcccAG AGAGTTAAAGCCATATTTCCAGATGCTGGTGCTGCAGCCCTTCTGAAATATCGGTGGAAAGATGCTCTATTTAGATTTGCAAG CTTAAGTGACCGGAAGCCTGTAGAAAGTGACGATGAGATCGTGGTTATGATTGTTCCTGATTATCAGATGTTAGAGTATGTAGAGAGAATTGCATCCAATCTCACAAATGTTCCTGAA CCTACGCCCCTCATCATGTGGAATCCACGCCTGATTAGTGAGGATGTTGGAGTTGGGTTTAATGTCCGAAAGTTAAGGCGCTTCTTTCTAAG CACTTTTACAACTGTCTATTTCATGAGACCTATGCCGTTTGGAGCAATCTTTAGGTGTTATCCAGG ATTGTGGAAAGTGTTCAGTGACGACAAGGAAAGGCCAGATAGATATTTGCTTGCCAAGGAATTCGAGAGCCGTCCTGATGCTGATGACATCGAG CTTCTATTTGCTGATGAAGATCAGAAGTCAGAGCAAGGGCAAGGTTTGCTTGACAAAGCAGCAGGCATATTCTCTTCAATTAGCCGGATGATGAAGTCTATATGA